From the genome of Papaver somniferum cultivar HN1 chromosome 2, ASM357369v1, whole genome shotgun sequence, one region includes:
- the LOC113347410 gene encoding uncharacterized protein LOC113347410 isoform X2: protein MEKDDVMLDLDKKVYQIFSDFMMRVMKFEELVSLGSSFLVGLHQHLEFLRRHPIYKTSDVVDGIIKANETKRLKAYLKSGCINVDEGVQSVNKLRVLLSEVESLMTAVQEVLRSISENKFSYKGQHAVGGFLIHRDEVEKEEMESIRPRRPSISDYATIMCSIYNMLKQDYAMQEKITSSIEICHPSSEELGSYSTMWTLRPYIQDEIISEAWKLIT, encoded by the exons ATGGAGAAGGATGATGTGATGTTGGATTtggataaaaaagtatatcaaatattttcagatTTCATGATGAG AGTTATGAAGTTTGAGGAATTGGTTTCACTAGGAAGTAGCTTTCTTGTTGGGTTGCACCAACACTTAG AGTTTCTTCGAAGACATCCAATATATAAAACGTCTGATGTGGTCGATGGTATCATAAAGGCTAATGAGACCAAAAGGTTGAAGGCATATCTTAAATCTGGTTGCATAAATGTTGATGAAGGTGTCCAAAGTGTAAACAAGT TGAGAGTATTGCTTAGCGAAGTTGAAAGCCTAATGACTGCTGTACAAGAAGTATTAAGGTCTATCAGTGAAAATAAATTTAGTTACAAGGGTCAGCATGCTGTTGGTGGTTTTTTGATTCATCGAGATGAAGTTGAAAAG GAAGAAATGGAGTCTATTCGTCCAAGAAGACCCAGTATATCAGATTATGCCACTATAATGTGTTCCATTTATAATATGTTGAAGCAAGACTACGCAATGCAG gaAAAGATTACTTCCTCTATAGAAATCTGCCATCCATCATCAGAGGAATTGGGGAGCTATTCAACAATGTGGACTTTGCGGCCCTACATACAGGATGAAATCATCTCGGAGGCTTGGAAACTCATTACCTGA
- the LOC113347411 gene encoding ubiquitin-fold modifier-conjugating enzyme 1, with translation MEGWDPNTKSALTKIPLLTTKAGPRDGAAWTARLKEEYKSLIAYTGMNKSNDNDWFRISAANPEGTRWVGKCWYVHNLLKYEFDLQFDIPVTYPSTAPELELPQLDGKTHKMYRGGKICLTVHFKPLWAKNCPRFGIAHALCLGLAPWLAAEIPILVDSGMIKHKDDASSSGES, from the exons atggaaggaTGGGATCCAAATACGAAATCAGCACTGACAAAAATCCCTCTATTGACAACAAAAGCAGGTCCAAGAGATGGAGCAGCTTGGACAGCAAGATTGAAAGAAGAATACAAATCATTGATAGCATATACAGGTATGAATAAATCTAATGATAATGATTGGTTTAGGATTTCAGCTGCTAATCCTGAAGGGACAAGATGGGTTGGTAAATGTTGGTATGTTCATAATCTGTTGAAATATGAATTTGATCTTCAATTTGATATTCCTGTTACTTATCCATCTACCGCTCCTGAACTTGAACTTCCGCAACTTGATGGAAAAACCCACAAG ATGTATAGAGGTGGTAAGATTTGTTTGACTGTTCACTTCAAGCCACTTTGGGCAAAAAATTG TCCTCGGTTTGGTATTGCACATGCTCTTTGTCTAGGTCTTGCTCCGTGGCTTGCAGCAGAGATTCCTATACTCGTCGACTCTGGCATGATCAAGCACAAGGATGATGCTTCATCCTCTGGTGAATCATAG
- the LOC113347410 gene encoding uncharacterized protein LOC113347410 isoform X1, producing the protein MEKDDVMLDLDKKVYQIFSDFMMRVMKFEELVSLGSSFLVGLHQHLEFLRRHPIYKTSDVVDGIIKANETKRLKAYLKSGCINVDEGVQSVNKLNECQKGLQEHMSKLRVLLSEVESLMTAVQEVLRSISENKFSYKGQHAVGGFLIHRDEVEKEEMESIRPRRPSISDYATIMCSIYNMLKQDYAMQEKITSSIEICHPSSEELGSYSTMWTLRPYIQDEIISEAWKLIT; encoded by the exons ATGGAGAAGGATGATGTGATGTTGGATTtggataaaaaagtatatcaaatattttcagatTTCATGATGAG AGTTATGAAGTTTGAGGAATTGGTTTCACTAGGAAGTAGCTTTCTTGTTGGGTTGCACCAACACTTAG AGTTTCTTCGAAGACATCCAATATATAAAACGTCTGATGTGGTCGATGGTATCATAAAGGCTAATGAGACCAAAAGGTTGAAGGCATATCTTAAATCTGGTTGCATAAATGTTGATGAAGGTGTCCAAAGTGTAAACAAGT TAAATGAATGCCAAAAAGGACTCCAGGAGCATATGAGCAAAT TGAGAGTATTGCTTAGCGAAGTTGAAAGCCTAATGACTGCTGTACAAGAAGTATTAAGGTCTATCAGTGAAAATAAATTTAGTTACAAGGGTCAGCATGCTGTTGGTGGTTTTTTGATTCATCGAGATGAAGTTGAAAAG GAAGAAATGGAGTCTATTCGTCCAAGAAGACCCAGTATATCAGATTATGCCACTATAATGTGTTCCATTTATAATATGTTGAAGCAAGACTACGCAATGCAG gaAAAGATTACTTCCTCTATAGAAATCTGCCATCCATCATCAGAGGAATTGGGGAGCTATTCAACAATGTGGACTTTGCGGCCCTACATACAGGATGAAATCATCTCGGAGGCTTGGAAACTCATTACCTGA
- the LOC113347410 gene encoding uncharacterized protein LOC113347410 isoform X3, with amino-acid sequence MKFEELVSLGSSFLVGLHQHLEFLRRHPIYKTSDVVDGIIKANETKRLKAYLKSGCINVDEGVQSVNKLNECQKGLQEHMSKLRVLLSEVESLMTAVQEVLRSISENKFSYKGQHAVGGFLIHRDEVEKEEMESIRPRRPSISDYATIMCSIYNMLKQDYAMQEKITSSIEICHPSSEELGSYSTMWTLRPYIQDEIISEAWKLIT; translated from the exons ATGAAGTTTGAGGAATTGGTTTCACTAGGAAGTAGCTTTCTTGTTGGGTTGCACCAACACTTAG AGTTTCTTCGAAGACATCCAATATATAAAACGTCTGATGTGGTCGATGGTATCATAAAGGCTAATGAGACCAAAAGGTTGAAGGCATATCTTAAATCTGGTTGCATAAATGTTGATGAAGGTGTCCAAAGTGTAAACAAGT TAAATGAATGCCAAAAAGGACTCCAGGAGCATATGAGCAAAT TGAGAGTATTGCTTAGCGAAGTTGAAAGCCTAATGACTGCTGTACAAGAAGTATTAAGGTCTATCAGTGAAAATAAATTTAGTTACAAGGGTCAGCATGCTGTTGGTGGTTTTTTGATTCATCGAGATGAAGTTGAAAAG GAAGAAATGGAGTCTATTCGTCCAAGAAGACCCAGTATATCAGATTATGCCACTATAATGTGTTCCATTTATAATATGTTGAAGCAAGACTACGCAATGCAG gaAAAGATTACTTCCTCTATAGAAATCTGCCATCCATCATCAGAGGAATTGGGGAGCTATTCAACAATGTGGACTTTGCGGCCCTACATACAGGATGAAATCATCTCGGAGGCTTGGAAACTCATTACCTGA